The stretch of DNA TTTGCCCTCTGCCTTTACCAATGACCAGTAATTAATTAATCATGAAAATATTAATGTTATCTGCGACCTTTCCTTATCCCCCAACTAAAGGAGGTACGCATAATCGAACTTTTAACCTATTACAACCGATCGCCCTACGTCATCAAGTTACTCTACTGACTCAACGGGCGGAAGATGTTACTGAGGAAGATATTGCAGGTTTAAGGCAGTGGGTAGATGAATTGATTATATTTCCTCGACCCCAAGCTGTTAAAGCAGGAATATTAGCTAAAATTCAACGTTTTGGACAATTTATCCTTAAAGGAACTCCACCCAATGTATTATTTCTTTATTCCCACGAAATGCAAACATGGATCGATGATGCCGTTGCAGCAGGAAAATTTGAGGCTATTACCTGTGAACATAGCGTTAATGAAATTTATATTAGACCGCAATGGCAACAGAAATTAACCACGATCATTGATATTCATAGTTCAATTTATCGTACCTGTAAAAATCAACTCGAAACCAATACCTCAGAAAATCCCAAACGCGATCGCTTGTTTTTACCTTTGTTACGTCGTTATGAACAGCAATCTATTCGTAAGTTTTCCCATGTGGTGGTAACAACAGATGAAGACGAACAACAAATGCGTCGGTTTGTACCCAATGCCCAAGTTACGGTTATTCCTAACGGAGTAGATTTAGATACTTTTCCCTATCGAGAGAAAGATCTAGGCGGATACAATTTAGTTTTTGTCGGTGGTTTGGATTATTTTGTCAATATTGATGCTGCTTGTTTCTTTGCTACCGAAGTTTTTCCCCAACTTCAACAACAATTTCCTGATGCTACTTTAACTCTAGTTGGTTCTAAACCCGCCCCAGAAGTTCAGGCTTTAACCGAACAAAATCCTGCCATTACTGTTACAGGAAGAGTCCCTTCCATTGCTCAATACCTCCACCAAGCAACTGTCGCTGTAGCCCCTCTGCGTACTGGTTTTGGCATGAAAATTAAAACACTAGAATACATGGCAGCAGGTACACCTGTAGTGGGAAGCGATCGCGGTTTGGAAGGAATTGAAGTAGATAGCGATCGCGTTCCCCTCAGAGCTTTACGAGCTAATACTATTGAGCAATATCTTCAAGCGATCGCAACTCTATTGACTAACCCTTGTTTAAGAGCCGAACTTGCTAGTAACGCTCGAACTATGATTGAACAAGAATATACTTATTTGAGTCTAGCTAATCGTTACGAAAAAATTATTACGGGTTCTTATAATTTAATTACTGACCAGAAATGATTGAACTCTAGTTAATAAATCTTTAAACTTAAACGGTTTAGTTAGGTAGTCGTTAGCTCCTTTTAATAAAACAGCATGACGAGTTCCTTCATCATTAAGAGCCGTTACCACAATAATTGGAAATTTTTGTCCTTGGGAGCGAAGTTCTTCCAGTACTTTCCAACCATCTTTTAGCGGTAGTCTTAGATCTAAAAGCAATAACTCAAAGTTACCTGTTTTTGCCATCTCTAGGGCTTGTTGACCATCTTCTGCTACAGCAGTAACAAAACCATATTTCTGCAATCCTTTTTCTAGAAAAGCAGCTAAACGCACCTCATCTTCAGCAATTAAAATGCGGTTCATGAAAAATGTTTTATCAATAGATAATTGTAATTGTTTCACGAATAAGTATAAAAGAATTTCAATTGATCAATAATGAGGAATTAGGATATTTCACATACAATTGGCTTATTTTTGATTTATTTTACTAAAACCAAATCTTTTAAGTACCTAGGCAGAATTATTTGTGAGTAAGAGGTAGAAGATAGTAGATATGAGGTAGTTCAACTTACTACTTACTACCCTCTACCTTCTGCTTTACCTCTCGTCATTTAAAAACTGCTATATATCAATAATTATCAATAAGACAAATTAAATAATCTTAAAAATTTGATGAGAATTTTTTCATCTCATATCAAGTTGTGGTCATCATTTAAAATAAATTTTCTCCGCGTCAACCTATCCCTGTTTATCCTTGTCAATCATCAGATTCAACTATTTAAGCGAACCTAATCTCAGTCAGAGACGCTAAATTTTGAGACGATATCCCATACCTCTGACAGTTTCAATTGATTGAGAACCTAATTTTTTACGCAAATAACCAACATAAACATCAACAATATTAGAACCTGGATCGTAATCGTAACCCCAGACCAAATCTAATAGTTGTTGTCTACTCATTACTTGTCCTGGATGACGAAAAAATACTTCTGCCATAGTAAATTCACGCGCAGACAGTTCGATCTCACAATTGTTTATTTGCATTTTTCGAGTACGCAGATCCAAACTGACATTACCAACTTTAAGGATCATTTCTTCTCTAACATTAGTAGGATTGTAAGTTCTTAGTCTTACTTCAATGCGTGCTAATAATTCTTCAAAACTAAAGGGTTTGGTTATGTAATCATCTGCCCCTGCGCGTAAACCAATTACTTTATCGCTAATATCATCACGAGCAGTTAAAATAATCACGGGAATGGTTAATCCTTGCCCACGTAATTCTTCAAGAACCGATAATCCATCTTTACCAGGCAAACCTAAATCGAGGATAGCTAAATCGAATTTGGTAGAAATTGCCATTGCGATCGCATTTGTGCCATCTTCTACCCAATTAGTAGTAAAACCACGAGCGCGTAGACCTTTTTCAATAAAGGTAGCAATTCTAGCTTCATCTTCAACAATTAAAATTCGATTCATTAGAACAAGTTAGTAATTATAAATATATTTTTAATTAAATTAGACTGCTCGATCTAAAACTAAGTTGCGCCCTGATTCTATAGGTAAGACAATAATAAATGTTGAACCAATTCCTAAATTACTCTCAAGACGGATATATCCACCATGAGCTTCTGCGATCGCTTTAACGATTGATAAACCTAATCCTGCACCTTCAGAACGACGACGAGCATTTGTCGCTCTAGCAAATCTTTCAAAAATACGTTTTTGGTCGTTTTTGGCAATACCTTCGCCAGTATCCCTTACCCAAAACTCAACTCTGTCTTTATTCAAAGTAGAACCTATCGCAATGAGATTTTCTGCAACTGTGTGCTGAGTAGCATTTTGAGCTAAATTCATCATTGCTTGAGTCAAACGTTGACGGTCTACTACTATTTTACCCTTGGCAATGTTATCTAAACTCCACTGACGATCTGCTAAAGTTCTAGCTTTGGTAAAAAGTTCTTCGGTAAGTAAACCCACATCTACCGTCTCCAATTGTAAAAAATCTGGACGTTCTGCTTTAGCTAATAAAACTAAATCATCTACCAAACGATTCATACGATCAAGTTCATCCAAAACCAAATGCACAGTATCCGCTTTTTCTTGAGGATCATCACCCATCAACTCCAAATGTCCGCGAATAATTGTGATTGGTGTTCGCAGTTCATGACTAGCATCATTAATAAAGTTGCGTTGAGTAGCAAATGCAGATTCTAAGCGATCCATCATGTCATTAAACGTTTTACCTAGTTCGGCAATTTCTCCTTCTCCGCGGACTGGAATTCGTTGACTAAGATCTGATTCGTTGATTAATTTAGCTGTTTTATTTAGTAAGTTGAGTGGTGCTAGAATCCTTCCTGCTGCGAACCAAGCCAGGAATAAAGCAAAAATAAGAATTAAAATTTTAACTTCGATAATGACATCTAAAGCTTCTATTGCTTCTTTTCTTTCTCCTGCTGTAGCATGAGCAACTACAAAGACGCCTAGAGTTACTTCGCTGGTTTTGATCGGTAAAGCTTGGTAGAGAATACTACCAATATTGGGATCGGAAACTTTTATTTCTCCTTCTGATTCTTCGCTCAGATTTTGCCAATATCCCATTAATTGTGAATCTGGCTGAATCGGTTTTGGTAAACCTCTAGGGCTAGACTCATAAAATTCACCATCGACTATAGTAATTAAAAAGTTATCGTCTTCTGTTACTCTCTTTTCTAAGTATTCAGCAAAAATATCGGAAATTTTGCTGGTTGGAGGGTAATTTGGTTTGAGTCTTAGATTAGGTGCAGTGGTCGATTCGAGCAACTCTTCCAGCAATACTTCTTGAAAATCTTCAACTTCGTCGCTCAAGTAATCTCTAACCCGTGCATCAACCCTTGCAAATAAACGCTGTTTAATCGTGGGAACGGCGATCGCAACAAAAAAAACCATTAAGAAGACATACCAAAACATAATCACAGTACGTGCTTCTTTTAAAACTCGTAGTTTTCTTATTTTTGTAGCGTTTAATTTCAGACTATGCCATAAGTTCAAAACACCATTTTTCACATTTAGGGTTTATTTTTAAATTTACTCACATAAACTAAAATTTACTAGCGTATAGTTAAAAACAAGTAAAAAACAAACTTAAGCTTTGACAGAGCTAATGTCGATAGTTAATTGTTGAGACCTACGGTAGTGCGCTTCGCTTATGTTAATGGTTGATTGTTCATCCCTCATAATTAGTAATTAGTAATTAGTAATTAGTAACTGTAAAAGCTAATTTAAAAATTGCCATAGTATTCTCGATACCAGTCGATAAAATGTTCCATGCCTTGAGTGATTGAGGTAGTGGGTTTAAAGTTGACATCTTTGATTAATTCATCTACATCTGCATAGGTAGAAAAAACATCGCCTGGTTGCATTGGTAAGAAATTTTTCTTAGCTGATTTACCCATAATTTGTTCAATTGTTTCAATAAATTCGCTCAATTCTACAGGGCTATGGTTGCCAAGATTATAAATTTTATAAGGAGGTTGAGTTTCTGAAGCTTGTGGGATTTTAGCTATTACTCTTACCATCGCTTCAATCACATCATCAATATAAGTAAAGTCACGCTTCATTTTGCCAAAATTATAAACATCAATAGAACGGTTTTCGGCGATCGCTTTAACAAATTTAAAATATGCCATATCTGGTCTACCCCAAGCACCGTATACTGTAAAAAAGCGCAAGCCTGTAATGGGAATTTGATAAAGATGACTGTAAGCATGAGCCATTAATTCGTTAGCTTTTTTGGTAGCAGCATAAAGAGAAATCGGGCGGTCAACATTATCGCTGACAGAAAAGGGTACTTTAGTATTAGCACCATAGACAGAACTTGAAGAAGCAAAGACTAAATGTTGAATTTGACTTTGACGACAACCTTCTAAAATATTGGTAAAGCCAACTAGGTTGCTATCGACATAAGTATGGGGATTTTCAAGAGAATATCGTACTCCTGCTTGGGCTGCTAAATGAACCACACACTCAAAATGATGTTGTTGAAACAGTTGAGCTATTAAAGAGCGACCGCTAATATCTAAATACTGAAAAGTAAATCCTGGTTGTGATAATAGTTGATTTAATCTTGCTTGTTTGAGCGCAACATCATAGTAATCGTTAAGATTATCAATTCCATAGACTTGTTTGCCCTCTGCTAAAAATCTTTGAGCTAAATGATAACCAATAAAGCCAGCTACACCAGTGATTAAGACTGTCATAATTAATTTATTTGTGGTCTAAATAGAATAGCGATCGGTAAAATTTAATGCTTGAAGTATAAGATGACTAATAAAACAAGGATAATGAAGAATGGTAATTGTTCCCGATTGTAAATTTCCAGGGACAAAATTAACCAATTCCGAGTTAGCTTCAAATTAGAGCGGTCTTTAATACTCTGTTTATTTTTAATACTGATTAATGATTCCAATGCCATTTTGGCAACACTAATTGCTTCTTTCTTGTCTAAAATTCAATATAAACCGATGGTTATAGTAGCTGCTTAAACCAAATAGATCAAATGCTAAACAACAAGGAATTTAGTCTTAAAATCCTTGTCGATCAATTAGCTAAGTTGTGTAATTTTCCGAGTGCTGGTCTAAGCTAGTTTGACTATTAAACACATGAACATCGACATAATTGATAATCTTGAAACGTTTCAGGCTCTCAAAAGCAATTGGGAATATGTTTATCAAGCAGATTCTGAAGCTCAGTTTTTTATTTCTTGGATTTGGATTGCTGGCAAACTCAAAAAATACGAAGAAAATAAATTGCCTTGGTTTATTTTGGCAGTCAAATTAAATTATGATGCTTCAGAATATGTTGCCTTTTTTCCTTTAGAAATTGAAATTAAACAATCTAATCCAGGTGATTTTTATAATCAACTTGCCACCGTAGGAGTAACAGATGCAGATTACTCAGGATTTATTTGCTTACCACAATACGAAGAAGAGATAGTTACTGCCTTGGCGCAATATCTTCAACAGCAAGAAACTTGGTCAGTTTTTGAATTAGAACACATTCTTACTACAAACAAGAAATTAAATCTATTTTTAAAAAAATTCGTTCAACCAGATTTTGAAATCCAACAACTTAACTCTGAGTATTTTACTAATTCTTTAGATGAAATTAATAATCAGATTATTCCTTATGTTGTTTTGCCAGATAGCTGGGATGATTATCTACAAAATTGTTTAAGTTCAAATACCAGACAAAAAATTAGACGTTTTTTTCGGAAAATCGAAAGCTCTGATGAGTTTCGCCTTACTGAAGTTGATGCAGACAATTTAGAACATCATATTGAAATACTGATTAAACTTTGGCGAGCTAATTGGGAAGGTAGAAAAGGCGCAGAAAGTTGTGATGCAATAGTGCATTCGATGAATTTAGAGTTACATCATTGCTTTGAGAATAATTGTTTATCTTTACTTATTTTATGGAAAAAAGAACAGCCTCTAGGAGCAATAGCCAACTTGATTGATAGAAGTAAAAAATCTATTTTGTTTTTTGTTGGTAGTCGAGATGAAACTTTTAAGGAACTACCACCTGGTTTTGTTCTTCATGCTTATGGTATTCAATCCGCCATTAATAATGGATTCAAAATCTACGATTTTTTAATGGGAAATGAGGCGTATAAATATTCTTTTGGAGCTAAAGAACGTTATATTCAAACTATTCTGGTTCAACGTCAAAACTGGATACAACAAAACAAAAAACTTGATCAACGAACTCTGCCAATTGCACTTGAGATTACTAAAAATTATCATCGAGCTAACCATCTGGTTGAGGCTGAAAAAGGATACCGTCAAATTTTAGCAGTACAAGCGAACCATCCAGAGGCACTATATGGTTTAGGTGTGCTTAGGCAACGTCAGGGACAATATCAAGCTGCTCAAGATTTGTTTAATCATTTAATTCAAGTTGAACCGAACCAGATCAAAGCTTGGTTTAGTTTGGGTAATATCTATCAATTTCAAAACCAGTTGAGCGACGCAGAACAAGCATATCAGCAAGCGTTAAATCTACAACCAGAGTCATCAGCTATTTCTTCAGCAATTTATCATAATCTTGGTTATACTTTTCAATTACAGAATAAATGGCAAAATGCGATCGCTTGTTATCAAAAAGCCCGAGAACTTCAACCTGATTCTGTAGAAGCTGAGGTGATTTGGGCTAATGCACTTGATACTCAAGGTCAATTATCTCCCGAACAACAAGCTGATTATGCTCTCAAAAATAGTGATTTGGGTAATAAACGACTTCAGGCAAGTGATTTTAGTGTGGCGATTGAATACTATCGTCAAGGGATCTCACTTAATCCAAAGTTGGCAGAGGCTCATTATCATTTAGGAGTAGCATTAGAAAAACAAAGTCAGAATAACTATCCAGAAGCGATTTCTTGTTATCAAAAGGCAATTGAACTTCAACCAAACTATCTCGAAGCAGAGGTTAGTTTAGCTAATTTACTTGATACTCAAGGCAAATTATCTCCTGAGCAACAAGCGGATTTGGCAAT from Stanieria cyanosphaera PCC 7437 encodes:
- a CDS encoding sensor histidine kinase, giving the protein MKNGVLNLWHSLKLNATKIRKLRVLKEARTVIMFWYVFLMVFFVAIAVPTIKQRLFARVDARVRDYLSDEVEDFQEVLLEELLESTTAPNLRLKPNYPPTSKISDIFAEYLEKRVTEDDNFLITIVDGEFYESSPRGLPKPIQPDSQLMGYWQNLSEESEGEIKVSDPNIGSILYQALPIKTSEVTLGVFVVAHATAGERKEAIEALDVIIEVKILILIFALFLAWFAAGRILAPLNLLNKTAKLINESDLSQRIPVRGEGEIAELGKTFNDMMDRLESAFATQRNFINDASHELRTPITIIRGHLELMGDDPQEKADTVHLVLDELDRMNRLVDDLVLLAKAERPDFLQLETVDVGLLTEELFTKARTLADRQWSLDNIAKGKIVVDRQRLTQAMMNLAQNATQHTVAENLIAIGSTLNKDRVEFWVRDTGEGIAKNDQKRIFERFARATNARRRSEGAGLGLSIVKAIAEAHGGYIRLESNLGIGSTFIIVLPIESGRNLVLDRAV
- a CDS encoding response regulator transcription factor, whose amino-acid sequence is MNRILIAEDEVRLAAFLEKGLQKYGFVTAVAEDGQQALEMAKTGNFELLLLDLRLPLKDGWKVLEELRSQGQKFPIIVVTALNDEGTRHAVLLKGANDYLTKPFKFKDLLTRVQSFLVSN
- a CDS encoding GNAT family N-acetyltransferase, with translation MNIDIIDNLETFQALKSNWEYVYQADSEAQFFISWIWIAGKLKKYEENKLPWFILAVKLNYDASEYVAFFPLEIEIKQSNPGDFYNQLATVGVTDADYSGFICLPQYEEEIVTALAQYLQQQETWSVFELEHILTTNKKLNLFLKKFVQPDFEIQQLNSEYFTNSLDEINNQIIPYVVLPDSWDDYLQNCLSSNTRQKIRRFFRKIESSDEFRLTEVDADNLEHHIEILIKLWRANWEGRKGAESCDAIVHSMNLELHHCFENNCLSLLILWKKEQPLGAIANLIDRSKKSILFFVGSRDETFKELPPGFVLHAYGIQSAINNGFKIYDFLMGNEAYKYSFGAKERYIQTILVQRQNWIQQNKKLDQRTLPIALEITKNYHRANHLVEAEKGYRQILAVQANHPEALYGLGVLRQRQGQYQAAQDLFNHLIQVEPNQIKAWFSLGNIYQFQNQLSDAEQAYQQALNLQPESSAISSAIYHNLGYTFQLQNKWQNAIACYQKARELQPDSVEAEVIWANALDTQGQLSPEQQADYALKNSDLGNKRLQASDFSVAIEYYRQGISLNPKLAEAHYHLGVALEKQSQNNYPEAISCYQKAIELQPNYLEAEVSLANLLDTQGKLSPEQQADLAIKNNELGNKCLQEGYCSVAIEYYRQAIALSSDWAEAHYHLGIALEKQSQNNYPEAIACYQKAIELQPNYLKAELSLVNLLYAQGKLSDQQKVDYAAKNNNLAHQYRQAGNLKLAIKYYEQALALNPQLVDARHQLRLALQEQSDHQIKISCAKQ
- a CDS encoding glycosyltransferase family 4 protein, translating into MKILMLSATFPYPPTKGGTHNRTFNLLQPIALRHQVTLLTQRAEDVTEEDIAGLRQWVDELIIFPRPQAVKAGILAKIQRFGQFILKGTPPNVLFLYSHEMQTWIDDAVAAGKFEAITCEHSVNEIYIRPQWQQKLTTIIDIHSSIYRTCKNQLETNTSENPKRDRLFLPLLRRYEQQSIRKFSHVVVTTDEDEQQMRRFVPNAQVTVIPNGVDLDTFPYREKDLGGYNLVFVGGLDYFVNIDAACFFATEVFPQLQQQFPDATLTLVGSKPAPEVQALTEQNPAITVTGRVPSIAQYLHQATVAVAPLRTGFGMKIKTLEYMAAGTPVVGSDRGLEGIEVDSDRVPLRALRANTIEQYLQAIATLLTNPCLRAELASNARTMIEQEYTYLSLANRYEKIITGSYNLITDQK
- a CDS encoding response regulator transcription factor — translated: MNRILIVEDEARIATFIEKGLRARGFTTNWVEDGTNAIAMAISTKFDLAILDLGLPGKDGLSVLEELRGQGLTIPVIILTARDDISDKVIGLRAGADDYITKPFSFEELLARIEVRLRTYNPTNVREEMILKVGNVSLDLRTRKMQINNCEIELSAREFTMAEVFFRHPGQVMSRQQLLDLVWGYDYDPGSNIVDVYVGYLRKKLGSQSIETVRGMGYRLKI
- a CDS encoding NAD-dependent epimerase, translated to MTVLITGVAGFIGYHLAQRFLAEGKQVYGIDNLNDYYDVALKQARLNQLLSQPGFTFQYLDISGRSLIAQLFQQHHFECVVHLAAQAGVRYSLENPHTYVDSNLVGFTNILEGCRQSQIQHLVFASSSSVYGANTKVPFSVSDNVDRPISLYAATKKANELMAHAYSHLYQIPITGLRFFTVYGAWGRPDMAYFKFVKAIAENRSIDVYNFGKMKRDFTYIDDVIEAMVRVIAKIPQASETQPPYKIYNLGNHSPVELSEFIETIEQIMGKSAKKNFLPMQPGDVFSTYADVDELIKDVNFKPTTSITQGMEHFIDWYREYYGNF